One segment of Anastrepha obliqua isolate idAnaObli1 chromosome 3, idAnaObli1_1.0, whole genome shotgun sequence DNA contains the following:
- the LOC129242330 gene encoding cuticle protein 38-like, which translates to MFKYAVVLFALFACAAAKPGFLAAAPLAYAAPAAVVAAPAPVVTATSSQVIARNYNGIAAAPVVAAAPVVARYVAAAPLAAPLAAPLPAPLAAAHYAAASSAAPVVARYAAAPLAAAVW; encoded by the exons ATGTTCAAATAC GCCGTTGTTCTCTTCGCTCTTTTCGCTTGCGCTGCTGCCAAGCCCGGTTTCCTGGCTGCCGCTCCATTGGCCTATGCTGCTCCCGCCGCTGTTGTCGCTGCACCAGCTCCAGTTGTTACCGCCACCAGCAGTCAAGTGATCGCGAGAAATTACAATGGTATTGCCGCTGCTCCAGTTGTTGCTGCCGCCCCAGTTGTCGCTCGTTATGTTGCCGCTGCTCCTTTAGCTGCTCCCTTAGCCGCTCCCTTACCTGCACCATTGGCTGCTGCTCACTATGCTGCTGCTTCTTCAGCTGCTCCAGTTGTTGCTCGTTACGCCGCCGCTCCCTTAGCTGCTGCTGTGTGGTAA
- the LOC129241773 gene encoding cuticle protein 16.5-like: MFKYAVVLFALIACAAAKPGLLAAAPLAYAAPAAVVAAPAPVVTATSSQVIARNHNGIAAAPVVASYAAAPVAAPVVASYAHYAAAPLAAPAIAHYAAAPLASSLLW; encoded by the exons ATGTTCAAATAC GCCGTTGTTCTTTTCGCTCTCATCGCTTGCGCTGCTGCCAAGCCCGGTTTGCTAGCTGCCGCTCCATTGGCTTATGCTGCTCCCGCCGCTGTTGTTGCCGCTCCTGCTCCAGTTGTTACCGCCACCAGCAGTCAAGTGATCGCCCGCAACCACAATGGCATCGCCGCCGCTCCAGTTGTTGCCAGCtatgctgccgccccagtaGCTGCCCCAGTTGTTGCCAGCTATGCTCATTACGCTGCTGCTCCTTTGGCTGCTCCAGCAATTGCTCATTATGCTGCTGCCCCTCTTGCGTCATCGTTACTTTGGTAA
- the LOC129242392 gene encoding cuticle protein 16.5-like, with amino-acid sequence MFKYAVVLFALFACAAAKPGFLAAAPLAYAAPAAVVAAPAPVVTATSSQVIARNYNGIATAPVVARYVAAAPLAAPLAAPLAAPLVAPLAAAHYAAAPLTAPVVARYAAAPLAAAVW; translated from the exons ATGTTCAAATAC GCCGTTGTTCTCTTCGCTCTTTTCGCATGCGCTGCTGCCAAGCCCGGTTTCCTGGCTGCCGCTCCATTGGCCTATGCTGCTCCCGCCGCTGTTGTCGCTGCACCAGCTCCAGTTGTTACCGCCACCAGCAGTCAAGTGATCGCGAGAAATTACAATGGTATCGCCACTGCTCCAGTTGTTGCTCGTTATGTTGCCGCTGCTCCTTTAGCTGCTCCCTTAGCCGCTCCCTTAGCTGCTCCCTTAGTTGCACCATTAGCTGCTGCTCACTATGCTGCTGCTCCTTTAACCGCTCCAGTTGTTGCTCGTTACGCCGCTGCTCCCTTAGCTGCTGCTGTGTGGTGA
- the LOC129241166 gene encoding cuticle protein 16.5-like, whose amino-acid sequence MFKYAVVLFALIACAAAKPGLLAAAPLAYAAPAAVVAAPAPVVTATSSQVIARNHNGIAAAPVVASYAAAPVAAPVVASYAHYAAAPLAAPAIAHYAAAPLASPLLW is encoded by the exons ATGTTCAAATAC GCCGTTGTTCTTTTCGCTCTCATCGCTTGCGCTGCTGCCAAGCCCGGTTTGCTGGCTGCCGCTCCATTGGCTTATGCTGCTCCCGCTGCTGTTGTTGCCGCTCCTGCTCCAGTTGTTACCGCCACCAGCAGTCAAGTGATCGCCCGTAACCACAATGGCATCGCCGCCGCTCCAGTTGTTGCCAGCtatgctgccgccccagtaGCTGCCCCAGTTGTTGCCAGCTATGCTCATTACGCTGCTGCTCCTTTGGCTGCTCCAGCAATTGCTCATTATGCCGCTGCTCCTCTTGCATCCCCATTGCTTTGGTAA
- the LOC129241165 gene encoding cuticle protein 16.5-like, translating to MFKYAVVLFAFIACAAAKPGLLAAAPLAYAAPAAVVAAPAPVVTATSSQVIARNHNGIVAAPVVASYAAAPVAAPVVASYAHYAAAPLAAPAIAHYAAAPLASSLLW from the exons ATGTTCAAATAC GCCGTTGTTCTTTTCGCTTTCATCGCTTGCGCTGCTGCCAAGCCCGGTTTGCTGGCTGCCGCTCCATTGGCTTATGCTGCTCCCGCTGCTGTTGTTGCCGCTCCTGCTCCAGTTGTTACCGCCACCAGCAGTCAAGTGATCGCCCGCAACCACAATGGCATCGTCGCCGCTCCAGTTGTTGCCAGCtatgctgccgccccagtaGCCGCCCCAGTTGTTGCCAGCTATGCTCATTACGCTGCTGCTCCTTTGGCTGCTCCAGCAATTGCTCATTATGCTGCTGCCCCTCTTGCGTCATCGTTACTTTGGTAA
- the LOC129241164 gene encoding cuticle protein 16.5-like, which translates to MFKYAVVLFAIFACAAAKPGFLAAAPLAYAAPAAVVAAPAPVVTATSSQVIARNYNGIAAAPVVAAAPVVARYAAAAPLATPLAAPVVARYAAAAPLAAPLVAPLAAAHYASAPLAAPVVARYAAAPLAATVW; encoded by the exons ATGTTCAAATAC GCCGTTGTTCTCTTCGCTATTTTCGCATGCGCTGCTGCCAAGCCCGGTTTCCTGGCTGCCGCCCCATTGGCCTATGCTGCTCCCGCCGCTGTTGTCGCTGCACCAGCTCCAGTTGTTACCGCCACCAGCAGTCAAGTGATCGCGAGAAATTACAATGGTATCGCCGCTGCTCCAGTTGTTGCTGCCGCCCCAGTTGTTGCCCGTTATGCTGCCGCTGCTCCTTTAGCTACTCCCTTAGCCGCTCCAGTTGTTGCCCGTTATGCTGCGGCTGCTCCTTTAGCAGCTCCCTTAGTTGCACCATTGGCTGCTGCTCACTATGCTTCTGCTCCTTTAGCCGCTCCCGTTGTTGCTCGTTATGCCGCCGCTCCCTTAGCGGCTACCGTGTGGTGA
- the LOC129241448 gene encoding cuticle protein 16.5-like, with protein MFKYAVVLFALIACAAAKPGLLAAAPLAYAAPAAVVAAPAPVVTATSSQVIARNHNGIAAAPVVASYAAAPVAAPVVASYAHYAAAPLAAPAIAHYAAAPLASSLLW; from the exons ATGTTCAAATAC GCCGTTGTTCTTTTCGCTCTCATCGCTTGCGCTGCTGCCAAGCCCGGTTTGCTAGCTGCCGCTCCATTGGCTTATGCTGCTCCCGCCGCTGTTGTTGCCGCTCCTGCTCCAGTTGTTACCGCCACCAGCAGTCAAGTGATCGCCCGCAACCACAATGGCATCGCCGCCGCTCCAGTTGTTGCCAGCtatgctgccgccccagtaGCTGCCCCAGTTGTTGCCAGCTATGCTCATTACGCTGCTGCTCCTTTGGCTGCTCCAGCAATTGCTCATTACGCTGCTGCCCCTCTTGCGTCATCGTTACTTTGGTAA
- the LOC129241447 gene encoding cuticle protein 38-like, producing MFKYAVVLFALFACAAAKPGFLAAAPLAYAAPAAVVAAPAPVVTATSSQVIARNYNGIAAAPVAVASPVIARYAAAAPLAAPLAAPLPAPLAAAHYAAASLAAPVLARYAAAPLAAAVW from the exons ATGTTCAAATAC GCCGTTGTTCTCTTCGCTCTTTTCGCCTGCGCTGCTGCCAAGCCCGGTTTCCTGGCTGCCGCTCCATTGGCCTATGCTGCTCCCGCCGCTGTTGTCGCTGCACCAGCTCCAGTTGTTACCGCCACCAGCAGTCAAGTGATCGCGAGAAATTACAATGGTATTGCCGCTGCTCCAGTTGCTGTTGCCTCCCCAGTTATTGCTCGCTATGCTGCCGCTGCTCCTCTGGCTGCTCCCTTAGCCGCTCCCTTACCTGCACCATTGGCTGCTGCTCACTATGCAGCTGCTTCTTTAGCCGCTCCAGTATTGGCCCGTTACGCCGCCGCTCCCTTAGCTGCTGCCGTGTGGTGA